In Streptomyces sp. NBC_00344, the genomic window GCGCGGCGGCGGCCGCGGCCACCGAACCATGGACCGATATCGCGTGCAGCGCACGCAGCCGGGGCAGATCGAGCATTCGACGGTGCTCCGTTCGTCAGCTGAACACATAAGCAATGCTCAATTCAACCATGAAGAAATCCGCTCTGGTGCTACATGGACGGATGCGGTGATGCTCGGTGCATGCGTCCTCTGCACCTCGCTCTGGCCGTGGCCGTCGCCGCGGTCTGGGGGATCAACTTCACTGTCGTCGAGGTCGGTCTCGGCCACTTCCCGCCGCTGCTCTTCTCCGCGCTGCGCTTTCTGGTGGCGGCGCTGCCCGCCGTGTTCTTCGTGGGCCGCCCGGGGGTCCCCCGGATGTCGGTCGTCTCCATCGGGCTGGTCCTGGGGGTGGCCCAGTTCGGGCTGCTCTTCACAGGGATGGACCACGGCATGGATGCCGGGCTCTCGTCCCTGGTCCTGCAGGTCCAGGCCGTCTTCACCGCACTCTTCGCGGCCGTCGCGCTGGGTGAGCGTCCGGGCCGGGCGCGGATCGCCGGTATGGCGGTCGCGCTCGCGGGTGTGGCGGTCGCGGCGGTGGACGAGGGCCTCAGCGGTCCGCTCACCGCTTTCGCGCTGGTCGTGGCGGCGGCGGCCTGCTGGGGAGCCTCCAACGTACTCACCCGCAGGGCCGCGCCGCCCGATGGCTTCAGCTTCATGATCTGGGTGTCCACCGTGCCCGTACTGCCGCTTCTCGGGCTCTCGTTGCTCTTCGAAGGGCCCAGGGCGGACGCCGAAGCCATGGCGTCGATCGACTGGGGCGGCGCCGGGATCATCGTCTATGTCGCCTGGGTGACCACGGTGTTCGGCTTCGGGGCCTGGGGATATTTGCTGCGCCACCATCCCGCGTCGTCGGTGGCCCCCTTCAGCCTCCTCGTCCCGGTGTTCGGGATGTCGTCGGCCGCCCTGGTACTCCACGAGAGCATCACACCGCTGCGCTGGTGCGCGGCTGTGCTGCTGGTGGGCGGGGTCGCCCTCACCTCGCTGCCGGGCTCCCGGTCAGCTTCCCGAGGAACTCCCGCCCGTCAGCCAGCAGCGGCGGCAGCTCCGCCGCCTGCGGGTACCAGCGCTTCTCGTACTCCCAGCACAGCCACCCCTCCGGCGAGTTGAGGAGCTCCGCGCACTCCGCGAGCGGCAGCACACCCGCGCCCAGCGCGAGCGGGGTCGTGTCATCGGCCGACGCGATGTCCTTGACCTGGGTGTAGCCGAGGTGCGGGGCGAGCACCGCATGGCTGGCCGCCGGAGACTCACCGCCCAGCCAGGTGTGCATCACATCCCAGA contains:
- a CDS encoding EamA family transporter; translation: MRPLHLALAVAVAAVWGINFTVVEVGLGHFPPLLFSALRFLVAALPAVFFVGRPGVPRMSVVSIGLVLGVAQFGLLFTGMDHGMDAGLSSLVLQVQAVFTALFAAVALGERPGRARIAGMAVALAGVAVAAVDEGLSGPLTAFALVVAAAACWGASNVLTRRAAPPDGFSFMIWVSTVPVLPLLGLSLLFEGPRADAEAMASIDWGGAGIIVYVAWVTTVFGFGAWGYLLRHHPASSVAPFSLLVPVFGMSSAALVLHESITPLRWCAAVLLVGGVALTSLPGSRSASRGTPARQPAAAAAPPPAGTSASRTPSTATPPAS